The proteins below are encoded in one region of Tsuneonella sp. CC-YZS046:
- a CDS encoding ABC transporter permease, protein MNAPATISVPVPDPGHLVRPVVRQRGGSSGRFSFARRALGPLLIVAAWALSTTAGWVDPSILPSPSALVEGFKQLWAEQALAHQVGVSLSRALAGGIAGILLGLALGTAAGLSRLGEELFDALLQMLRTVPFLALVPLFIVWFGIGELPKLLLISLATMFPMYLNTYAGVRNVDRKVIEAMRSFGLNGRRLILEVVLPLALPQIFTGLRFSLGVAVLVLVAAEQINASAGLGYLLNSAQLYQQVDVILICIAIYAVLGLGADLFVRTLERLFMPWRASIAVR, encoded by the coding sequence ATGAACGCTCCCGCGACAATCTCGGTTCCAGTGCCTGACCCAGGCCATCTCGTTCGCCCCGTCGTCCGGCAGCGCGGCGGTTCGTCCGGCCGCTTTTCCTTTGCCCGCCGCGCCCTCGGCCCACTGCTGATCGTGGCTGCCTGGGCGTTGTCGACCACGGCCGGCTGGGTGGACCCGTCCATCCTCCCCTCACCCTCCGCATTGGTGGAGGGCTTCAAGCAGCTATGGGCCGAGCAGGCGCTGGCCCATCAGGTGGGCGTTTCTCTCAGCCGGGCTCTGGCGGGGGGAATTGCCGGAATCCTGCTGGGCCTGGCGCTGGGGACCGCGGCGGGCCTTTCACGGCTCGGCGAGGAATTGTTCGATGCCCTGCTGCAGATGCTGCGCACCGTGCCGTTCCTGGCCCTCGTGCCGCTGTTCATCGTATGGTTCGGAATCGGCGAATTGCCTAAGCTCCTGCTGATTTCGCTCGCCACGATGTTCCCGATGTATCTGAACACCTATGCCGGGGTGCGCAATGTCGACCGCAAAGTGATCGAGGCGATGCGCAGCTTCGGGCTGAACGGGCGCAGGCTGATCCTGGAAGTGGTGCTGCCGCTTGCCTTGCCGCAGATTTTCACCGGGCTGCGCTTTTCGCTGGGCGTGGCGGTGCTGGTGCTGGTGGCCGCGGAGCAGATCAATGCATCGGCGGGCCTGGGCTATCTCCTGAACAGCGCGCAGCTTTATCAGCAGGTCGACGTCATCCTGATCTGCATCGCCATCTATGCCGTGCTCGGACTGGGCGCGGATCTGTTCGTTCGCACGCTCGAACGGCTGTTCATGCCGTGGCGCGCGAGCATTGCCGTCCGCTAG
- a CDS encoding aliphatic sulfonate ABC transporter substrate-binding protein translates to MRFFINPLRFLFLGLALSLAGCNSSQSSNDDSGVVLRVGDQLKGLKSLIDSAGEGEPRDYTIKWANFVGGPPIIAAQTGGSIDVGWMAETPLIFAQAAGSPVKVVAVSTSAKPDGSAYALVVKTNSPIRSIADLKGKSVAYMRGTVLHYMVARLLEDAGLSLHDVRSVQVTGFGSSLLDQNVADALTLTEPYLTQLLEAGKIRVLATGAPPATPGFNYLVASDAALADPDKAKAIGDLVARAARATRWQRENVAQAAPDLAKVYRIEPRIAEKMIERSPSRYAPIGPSIIAAHQAEADLFHKLGLIRTRLDASKIFDPRYDALIAQVENDQ, encoded by the coding sequence ATGAGATTTTTCATCAATCCGTTGAGATTCCTGTTTCTTGGCCTCGCGCTGTCTCTCGCCGGATGCAACTCCTCCCAATCGAGCAACGATGACAGCGGCGTTGTCTTGCGCGTCGGCGACCAGCTCAAGGGACTGAAATCACTGATCGACAGCGCCGGAGAAGGCGAACCCCGCGATTACACGATCAAATGGGCAAACTTCGTAGGCGGACCGCCGATCATCGCGGCCCAGACGGGCGGTTCCATCGATGTCGGCTGGATGGCCGAAACGCCGCTGATCTTCGCGCAGGCGGCCGGCAGCCCGGTCAAGGTGGTTGCAGTCAGCACGTCCGCCAAACCCGACGGGTCCGCCTATGCGCTGGTGGTGAAGACGAATTCTCCGATCCGCTCCATCGCCGATCTCAAGGGCAAGTCCGTCGCCTATATGCGCGGAACGGTGCTGCACTACATGGTCGCCCGCCTGCTGGAGGATGCCGGCCTGTCGCTCCACGATGTCCGTTCCGTGCAGGTGACGGGGTTCGGCTCGTCGCTGCTGGACCAGAATGTGGCCGATGCGCTCACTCTGACCGAACCCTATCTCACGCAATTGCTGGAAGCAGGCAAGATCAGGGTTCTGGCCACAGGCGCGCCGCCGGCGACGCCAGGGTTCAACTATCTGGTGGCTTCGGACGCGGCATTGGCCGATCCGGACAAGGCGAAGGCGATTGGCGACCTGGTGGCGCGCGCCGCGCGCGCAACCAGGTGGCAGCGCGAAAATGTGGCCCAGGCAGCCCCGGACTTGGCCAAGGTTTACAGGATCGAGCCCCGCATTGCCGAGAAGATGATCGAGCGTTCCCCCTCACGCTATGCTCCCATCGGCCCATCGATCATCGCCGCGCACCAGGCCGAAGCCGATCTGTTCCACAAGCTGGGGCTGATCCGCACTCGCCTGGATGCGAGCAAGATATTCGATCCCCGTTACGACGCGCTAATTGCACAGGTGGAAAACGACCAATGA
- a CDS encoding formylglycine-generating enzyme family protein, whose amino-acid sequence MIARTALALLPLVAFAFIGGSDGVARPSAAPACAGILDDQVWVPGGLARFGSDAAYPDEGPAYEARVNSFWIDRHEVTNRQFAEFTSATGHITQAEREGGSIVFDPPGPGEVPVEPSQWWSWVEGADWRHPDGPKSSLAGRDNLPVVHVAYSDALAYAAWKGRALPSEEQFEYAARAGAEQSLDQPGPRKANTWQGSFPVENTNDDGHPRLAPVGCYEANGFGLDDMIGNAWEWTRSWYLPGHGAFPENPNGNPSYYPGQPDVRARVIKGGSFLCAPNYCARYRPEARHAQDESAGASHIGFRTVSA is encoded by the coding sequence GTGATCGCCAGGACCGCCCTTGCCCTGCTCCCGCTGGTGGCGTTCGCCTTCATCGGCGGGAGCGATGGCGTGGCGCGGCCCTCGGCGGCGCCTGCCTGCGCGGGCATTCTGGACGATCAGGTCTGGGTGCCCGGCGGGCTGGCGCGGTTCGGCAGCGACGCGGCCTATCCCGATGAGGGGCCGGCCTATGAAGCGCGGGTAAACAGCTTCTGGATCGACCGCCATGAAGTGACGAACCGTCAATTCGCGGAATTCACCTCCGCCACCGGACACATCACCCAGGCGGAGCGAGAAGGCGGGTCGATCGTTTTCGATCCGCCCGGCCCCGGCGAAGTGCCGGTAGAGCCGAGCCAATGGTGGTCGTGGGTCGAGGGCGCGGACTGGCGCCATCCCGACGGTCCGAAAAGTTCGCTGGCCGGACGCGACAATCTGCCCGTGGTTCACGTCGCCTATTCCGACGCCCTGGCCTATGCGGCGTGGAAGGGACGCGCCCTGCCCAGCGAGGAGCAGTTCGAATATGCCGCTCGCGCCGGGGCGGAACAAAGCCTCGATCAGCCTGGTCCGCGCAAGGCCAACACCTGGCAAGGCAGCTTCCCGGTCGAGAACACCAACGACGACGGCCATCCGCGCCTGGCGCCGGTCGGATGCTATGAAGCCAACGGCTTCGGGCTGGACGACATGATCGGCAACGCCTGGGAATGGACCCGCAGCTGGTATCTGCCGGGCCACGGCGCCTTTCCGGAAAACCCCAACGGCAACCCCAGCTACTATCCGGGCCAACCCGATGTCCGGGCCCGGGTAATCAAGGGCGGATCGTTCCTGTGCGCTCCCAATTACTGCGCGCGATACCGCCCTGAGGCGCGCCATGCGCAGGATGAGAGCGCGGGCGCATCCCATATCGGATTCAGAACGGTGTCGGCCTAA
- a CDS encoding ABC transporter ATP-binding protein, translating into MSNVLFYKALEKQVFEKQVYTPAPDFSAHPVAVRIANVSRTFSGVNVLDGLDLTIRSGEFVALLGASGSGKTTLLRILAGLDAPDGGEAWVPDARTVVFQEPRLVQSKKVWRNVVIGLSGEEASRERALEALDEVGLSHRTDAWPATLSGGEAQRAALARALVREPRLLLLDEPFAALDALTRLKMQRLIGDLCRAHGPATLLVTHDVEEAILLADRILVLKEGAIGFDTRVHLPHPRRAGGEEFDSLRDRLLGELGVPQSA; encoded by the coding sequence ATGTCTAACGTGCTGTTCTACAAGGCGCTCGAAAAGCAGGTTTTCGAAAAGCAGGTTTACACCCCTGCGCCGGATTTCTCCGCCCATCCGGTGGCTGTCCGGATCGCCAATGTGTCCCGCACTTTTTCGGGCGTCAATGTACTCGACGGGCTCGACCTGACGATCCGCAGCGGTGAATTCGTCGCACTGCTCGGCGCGTCGGGCAGCGGCAAGACCACCCTGTTGCGGATATTGGCCGGCCTGGACGCACCAGATGGCGGCGAAGCCTGGGTGCCCGATGCGAGGACAGTGGTGTTTCAGGAGCCTCGGCTGGTCCAGTCGAAGAAGGTCTGGCGCAATGTGGTGATCGGCCTGTCGGGCGAGGAAGCCTCTCGCGAGCGCGCCCTGGAAGCGCTGGACGAAGTGGGCTTGTCGCATCGCACCGATGCATGGCCGGCGACCCTTTCCGGCGGAGAAGCGCAGCGCGCCGCCCTCGCCCGCGCACTCGTGCGGGAGCCGCGCCTGCTTCTGCTGGACGAGCCATTCGCGGCATTGGATGCGCTTACGCGGCTGAAGATGCAGCGCTTGATCGGCGACCTGTGCCGCGCCCATGGCCCGGCCACCCTGCTCGTCACGCATGATGTGGAGGAAGCCATCCTGCTGGCGGATCGTATCCTGGTCCTGAAGGAAGGCGCGATCGGCTTCGATACCCGCGTGCATCTGCCTCACCCCAGACGAGCGGGCGGGGAGGAGTTCGACAGCTTGCGC